In one Nocardioides luteus genomic region, the following are encoded:
- a CDS encoding cytochrome P450 has protein sequence MPRLDLRPIERGRSYARWALSQGINRAVLSLASRRGDPLAELMWSREVPDYGRLRARGPIHVNPFMAGTVSYAAANEILRSSDFGVGDGQGELPVPLRWLLGKVSAPDALGPVDPPSMLAVDPPLHTRYRKHVSKAFTARRISSMAEMVTAVAGDLLDEIDPREGRVDIIEEYAAKLPIAVIAELLGVPDSDRADILRWGDQAAAILDPGLSWGDYARVEAAMRSLHHWFEDHVRRLRSDPGDDLLSALVIAGDLDDIELHALGLLVLAAGFETTVNLIGNAVAALDAHPEQQALFLADASLVDGVVEETLRWDPPVMATVRQAYADTCVAGREVARGTAVAVVIGGANRDPSVFEDPDTYDITRADADQHLSFSAGAHFCLGASLARLEARVGLRLLFERFPTLHVEGAGVRRPTRILRGYASLPVAL, from the coding sequence ATGCCTCGGCTTGATCTGCGACCGATCGAGCGAGGGAGGTCGTACGCCCGCTGGGCGCTCTCCCAGGGCATCAACCGAGCGGTGCTGAGCCTCGCGTCGAGGCGCGGTGACCCGCTCGCCGAGCTGATGTGGTCGCGTGAGGTGCCGGACTACGGCCGGCTGCGAGCCCGAGGCCCGATCCACGTGAACCCGTTCATGGCCGGCACCGTCTCGTACGCCGCCGCCAACGAGATCCTGCGCAGCAGCGACTTCGGCGTCGGTGACGGCCAGGGCGAGCTCCCGGTGCCGCTGCGGTGGCTGCTCGGCAAGGTGAGCGCGCCCGATGCACTGGGCCCGGTCGACCCGCCGTCGATGCTTGCGGTCGACCCGCCGCTGCACACCCGCTACCGCAAGCACGTCTCGAAGGCTTTCACCGCCCGCCGGATCAGCTCCATGGCCGAGATGGTCACCGCGGTCGCCGGCGACCTGCTCGACGAGATCGACCCGCGCGAGGGGCGGGTCGACATCATCGAGGAGTACGCCGCGAAGCTCCCGATCGCCGTCATCGCCGAGCTGCTGGGCGTGCCCGACTCCGACCGGGCGGACATCCTGCGCTGGGGCGACCAGGCCGCCGCGATCCTCGACCCCGGGCTGTCGTGGGGGGACTACGCGCGGGTCGAGGCCGCGATGCGCTCGCTCCACCACTGGTTCGAGGACCACGTACGCCGCCTCCGCTCCGACCCCGGCGACGACCTCCTCAGCGCCCTGGTGATCGCCGGCGACCTCGACGACATCGAGCTCCACGCCCTCGGGCTCCTGGTCCTGGCGGCGGGTTTCGAGACCACCGTCAACCTGATCGGCAACGCCGTCGCCGCCCTCGATGCGCACCCGGAGCAGCAGGCGCTGTTTCTCGCCGATGCGTCGCTCGTCGACGGTGTCGTCGAGGAGACCCTGCGCTGGGACCCGCCCGTCATGGCCACCGTCCGCCAGGCCTACGCGGATACGTGCGTCGCGGGCAGGGAGGTCGCCAGAGGCACCGCCGTCGCCGTGGTGATAGGCGGAGCCAACCGCGACCCGTCCGTGTTCGAGGACCCCGACACGTACGACATCACCCGGGCCGACGCCGACCAGCACCTCTCCTTCTCCGCCGGCGCCCACTTCTGCCTCGGCGCCAGCCTCGCCCGCCTCGAAGCCCGCGTCGGCCTCCGCCTGCTCTTCGAACGCTTCCCCACCCTGCACGTCGAAGGCGCTGGTGTACGCCGCCCCACCCGCATCCTCCGCGGCTACGCATCCCTGCCCGTCGCCCTGTGA